Part of the Leptolyngbya sp. BL0902 genome, TGGAAATGATGATGAAGAAGGTGAGTACCGTCATCAGCACGTCCATCATCGGCACGAGGTTGACCTCGGGCAACTGTGAGCGAGAGGATTGACTTTTAAAGCGCATGGCAAGGGAGAAACGGTAAGGAAGGGCGTCAGGGTGAGCTGTTGCAGCCCCAGGTCTAGCATATTGAGGAGGCCATCGTCAGGATCCCCAGACTACAAAGCCGTGGTTCTATGCCCTTACAGATCGGGGTTGATCCCCTGGGCGCGGAGTAGGTCAGCGAGACGTTCGGCCCTTTGCCGCTCGGCTTCAGCCCGTTGCCGCTCAGCTTCAGCCCGTTGCCGTTCGGCTTCGGCTCGTTGACTCTCAGCTTCGGCCCGTTGACTCTCAGCTTCGGCTTGCTCGGCACTCCAGAGGAGCAGGTTGCCGTCGGCGTCCCACCAGCGCAGCCAGTTGATCGTTTGAGCCAGCCGTTCCCCTCGCCACACGCCTAAAAACAGCCCCAGCGGCTCTACCCAAAAGCGTCCGGCAGCATCGGGAGTTTGCAGCACATAGCCTCCATTTTGCAGCGACCGCACCTCTAGGCGACCGCGCATGGGTTCGTAGATGACGTAGACGGGCACCTGGAGGATTTGCTCGTAAAAATAGAGCTTGCCGTAGGGGGGCATGGATCGAATGGACAGCTCGCCGTTGTCATCGGCGGAGAGAAATTCCATCACCACCGCCACGCCTCCCCCCTCCAGGCTGGGCGTGTAGCTGCGGCGCACCACGCCTTCCGGTACAGGGTTGGCCTGGGGCACGTAGAACCAGTCAGGAGCTTTGACCACCGTTTCGTGATCCACTCCGGCAACCAGACCAAAGTTAGAGCCGATCAGCATTTCTGGGCGGATGCGCTGGGCGGCTCCCAGGGCATCGGTGAGGGCGGCGGCAAGGGGTGGCTGTTGAATATTTTCCACTGGGTCGTCCACTAACTTGAAATCATCGGGCAGGGGGGGCCAGGTGATGACGGGGCCAGTGCGGGGCTGAGCTTGAACCATGGCAAGCGCGTCCTGGGCGGAGTGCTACGTTGACAGGTGAAATTTTGTAAGCGAGATCGGGCAATGACGAGGGGGTGTGGGCTAGGTTAGCAGCAGGTTGGCTGTGCCGACCTCCCCTGTCTAGATGGTAGCTCACCCATGACATCCCCCATGGCCTCAACGCCAGAATCCCGTATGTGGGCCAGTTTGGCCCATGTCAGCGCCTTTGCGGGGCTGGTCTTCCCCTTTGGCAGCATTCTTGGCCCTCTGCTGATCTGGCTGATCAAGCGAGAAGAAATGCCCTTTGTGGATGACCAGGGCAAAGAAGCCCTGAATTTCAACATCTCCATGACCATGTATACGGTGGTCTCGATGTTGATGATTGTGGTGTTGGTGGGCTTGTTGATGCTCCCTGCTGTGGCCCTACTTTGGGCGATTTTTGTGATTTTGGCAGCAGTGCGCTCCAATGAGGGGATTCCCTTTCGCTATCCCCTCACCATTCGCTTTATTCAATAGCCTAGCCGGAATTCAGCAGCCCGGGCTGAATGCGAGCTTAGGACAGACCGCACAGTTGCTCTAGGGTGGCCACAAAGCTGGGGTAGGACACGGCGGCAGCTTCGGCCCGTTGAATCACCGTTTCGCCCTGGGTGCGAAGGGCCGCAATGGCAAGGCTCATGGCGACACGGTGATCGCCAAAGCTTTCTACGGTGGCCCCTTTGAGTTCACTGTGACCGTGGATGGTCAGCCCTTCCGGGGCTTCCTCCACCTTGGCTCCTAGGGCGCTGAGCTGGCTGGCCATGGCGGCGAGGCGGTCGCATTCCTTCACCCGTAGTTCGGCGGCGTCGGTGATGGTGGTGGTGCCCTCGGCAAACAGGGCGGCAATGGCCAAAATGGGGATTTCGTCGATCATGCGGGGGATGAGATCGCCGCTAAAGTGCGCAGCCTTGAGGGGGCCATAGCGCACCCGCAGATCCGCCACGGGTTCCCCGGTCACTTCCCGGGGATTTTCGAGGGTGATGTCCGCTTCCATGGCTTGCAGGGCGTCCAAAATTCCGGTGCGGGTGGGGTTGATGCCCACATTTTCCACCACCAGATCCGAGCCGGGGGTGATGGCTCCGGCCACCAGCCAAAAGGCCGCTGAGCTAATGTCTCCAGGCACCACAATGGTTTGGCCCGTCAGCGTGGCGGGGCCGTGGACGGTGACGCTACAGGTCTCCGGATCCACGGTGAGGTTGGCCCCAAAGGCCCGCAGCATTCGTTCGCTGTGGTCACGGGAGAGGCTGGGTTCGGTGACGGTGGTATCGCCTTCGGTCATCAGCCCTGCTAGCAACAGGCAAGATTTCACCTGGGCCGAGGCCACCGGAGACTGGTAATGAATAGGCTTCAGCGTGGTGCCCCGGACGGCTAAGGGCGCTTGGCGGTCGCACTGACGGCCCCAAATTTGTGCCCCCATCTGCCGCAGCGGATCAATCACCCGACCCATGGGGCGCGACCGCAGAGAACTATCCCCCGTCACCGCAAAAAATCGGTTGGGATGGGAGGCCAGCAGGCCCAGCATCAGCCGCAGGGTCGTCCCGGAATTGCCCGCATCCAGCACGTCGGCGGGCTCCTGCAATTTCCCCAGGCCCACCCCCTGCACCGTCACCCACTCGTCTTCCAAATTTGACATCCCAACACCCATGGCCCGAAAGCAGGCGGCGGTACTGCGCGGATCTTCCCCCAGCAGCAAACCCTGGATGCGGGTTTCGCCCTGGGCAATGGCCCCTAGCATCAGCGCCCGGTGGGAGATGGACTTGTCGCCCGGAATCTTCACCCGCCCCCGCAGCGCTACCCCTTCGCCGGGGAAGGCCAGGGTCAAGGTTTGGTGCGGATGGGCTTCGGTCAGGTGGATACGGGCAGTCATAGCAGCAGGGATGAAGGGCAGAAGGTCGAAATTAGACAACAATAAGGCCGTAGCCGATCCTACCGCTTTCTGCCCTGGGTTCGGTTGGCCATGGCGCTAGATTCTGAAGCCAACCTGGGTAGATGGCCTAACCTGCGCTCTGATCCACTGAATGATAGTCGCATCCTGATGGGCGTTGGATGGGATGACAGGCTGAGGCTAGGGCGTTTTGGGGACAGGCGGAGACTCCATCGCTGAACGATGACGACGGAACCCCAGGGAAAAGCAAGTCTGCCATAGATGATCCGCTTGGGGCTCGCTGGTGACGGTAATCGTGCCCTCCAACTGCTCCACTAGACCTCGCACCAAGGCCAGCCCCGTCCCCGTGCCGGGAATGGCATCCTTCGTAGCATTGCGGCCTCGACGGAATTTTTCAAAGATGTGAGCCAGTTCGTCGGCTTGAATCCCCGCTCCCACATTGCTGATCTGCACGACAGCCTGGGCATCAGTGGCGGCGGGGGGGAGGAGGGTAATAGTGACGGTACTGCCAGAAGCAGAGTATTTTTGGGCATTAGTCAGCAGTTCTTGCATGATCCGAGTCAGGGGGCTGGCTGCCGCCAAAACCCGCACGGGCTCTTGGGGCACCGTGACAACGAGGGAAAGCTGAACCGCCGCCAAATCCGCCTGAATTTCCTGGGCTAAGGTGGTGAGCGCTTGTCCCAAATCGACTGGAATAAGCTGAGTACGGCCAGTGCCCGCATCCACCGTTTGCAGCATCAGCAGGTCGTTAACTAAATTAGTTTCGCGACTGCACTGCTGTTCCAAGATATCTAGATACATAGCCACCCGCTCTGGGGTTAGGTCGGGCCGTCTCAGCATCCGAATGGCCAACATCATGCTGGTCAGAGGAGTGCGTAGCTCGTGGTTGAGGGTGCTGAGA contains:
- a CDS encoding Uma2 family endonuclease, yielding MVQAQPRTGPVITWPPLPDDFKLVDDPVENIQQPPLAAALTDALGAAQRIRPEMLIGSNFGLVAGVDHETVVKAPDWFYVPQANPVPEGVVRRSYTPSLEGGGVAVVMEFLSADDNGELSIRSMPPYGKLYFYEQILQVPVYVIYEPMRGRLEVRSLQNGGYVLQTPDAAGRFWVEPLGLFLGVWRGERLAQTINWLRWWDADGNLLLWSAEQAEAESQRAEAESQRAEAERQRAEAERQRAEAERQRAERLADLLRAQGINPDL
- a CDS encoding DUF4870 domain-containing protein, with the translated sequence MTSPMASTPESRMWASLAHVSAFAGLVFPFGSILGPLLIWLIKREEMPFVDDQGKEALNFNISMTMYTVVSMLMIVVLVGLLMLPAVALLWAIFVILAAVRSNEGIPFRYPLTIRFIQ
- the aroA gene encoding 3-phosphoshikimate 1-carboxyvinyltransferase, yielding MTARIHLTEAHPHQTLTLAFPGEGVALRGRVKIPGDKSISHRALMLGAIAQGETRIQGLLLGEDPRSTAACFRAMGVGMSNLEDEWVTVQGVGLGKLQEPADVLDAGNSGTTLRLMLGLLASHPNRFFAVTGDSSLRSRPMGRVIDPLRQMGAQIWGRQCDRQAPLAVRGTTLKPIHYQSPVASAQVKSCLLLAGLMTEGDTTVTEPSLSRDHSERMLRAFGANLTVDPETCSVTVHGPATLTGQTIVVPGDISSAAFWLVAGAITPGSDLVVENVGINPTRTGILDALQAMEADITLENPREVTGEPVADLRVRYGPLKAAHFSGDLIPRMIDEIPILAIAALFAEGTTTITDAAELRVKECDRLAAMASQLSALGAKVEEAPEGLTIHGHSELKGATVESFGDHRVAMSLAIAALRTQGETVIQRAEAAAVSYPSFVATLEQLCGLS
- a CDS encoding sensor histidine kinase; amino-acid sequence: MASDHSPVLFSVRSAGEAQKPVAAHLLDSQTIACQLLHTLAASLNTPYTLHQITEVLGSQLGADACLVLWHHRPTASTAYTCWQNGSTAQLWQLPSLGRSPQAALQHRMAQALIQQFSVPQGSPVPLPWRDALLALTPDHPQGEAWLAGIKIYRSIVITAAPDCEGVVVLLNRRRGPGLAVEEALAVNLASLVAVALHQHHLQQQTQQCNEQLRYLSYLKEDFLSTLNHELRTPLTSMMLAIRMLRRPDLTPERVAMYLDILEQQCSRETNLVNDLLMLQTVDAGTGRTQLIPVDLGQALTTLAQEIQADLAAVQLSLVVTVPQEPVRVLAAASPLTRIMQELLTNAQKYSASGSTVTITLLPPAATDAQAVVQISNVGAGIQADELAHIFEKFRRGRNATKDAIPGTGTGLALVRGLVEQLEGTITVTSEPQADHLWQTCFSLGFRRHRSAMESPPVPKTP